In a single window of the Diospyros lotus cultivar Yz01 chromosome 10, ASM1463336v1, whole genome shotgun sequence genome:
- the LOC127811176 gene encoding uncharacterized protein LOC127811176 has protein sequence MRRILVDPGSSSEILYKRAFLGMGFTLDQLRPVRVPLVGFDGMVIHSEGLIRLPLTASNGSHKSQVTLDFLVADVPSAYNMILGRSGLSALRAVPNTYHIVLKFPIPGGIGKIRGDQWQARECYVASLSATIAKGLESDSRPNQDVVPQDGQGQMETE, from the coding sequence ATGAGGCGAATCCTCGTGGACCCGGGTAGCTCTTCGGAGATTCTCTACAAGAGGGCgttcctagggatggggttcACTCTCGATCAGTTGAGGCCAGTCCGTGTCCCATTGGTTGGTTTTGATGGAATGGTGATTCATTCCGAGGGGTTGATCCGGCTACCCTTGACAGCCAGTAATGGCTCTCATAAATCCCAGGTGACGTTGGATTTTTTGGTTGCTGATGTGCCCTCGGCATACAATATGATCCTTGGTAGGTCTGGGCTTAGTGCTTTGAGGGCGGTACCAAACACGTATCACATAGTGTTGAAATTCCCTATTCCGGGAGGGATTGGCAAGATAAGAGGAGACCAATGGCAGGCTAGGGAATGCTACGTGGCCTCCTTGAGTGCCACTATTGCCAAGGGGTTAGAGTCAGActcaagaccgaaccaggatgtTGTCCCTCAAGACGGTCAGGGCCAAATGGAGACAGAATAA